In Bacteroidia bacterium, a genomic segment contains:
- a CDS encoding CDP-alcohol phosphatidyltransferase family protein, which produces MISAYQLKPRFQQLLVPFLRFLHRQGITPNFLTISAVVLSLLIGLSLWFVSRIPALIWVVPFGLLVRMALNALDGMMARTYHMQSRLGEVLNELGDVVADALVYLPLIALLPQWQFLVWAFVLLSVVNEYAGILGKALGGERRYDGPMGKSDRAFTIGLSCLLIGFWSGFANYFPIVLGVAIVLVIVSTVVRIQKALI; this is translated from the coding sequence ATGATTTCTGCATATCAGTTAAAACCTCGCTTCCAGCAATTGCTGGTTCCTTTTCTGAGATTTCTTCATCGACAAGGCATTACCCCCAATTTCCTTACGATTTCTGCCGTGGTTTTGTCCTTGTTGATCGGCCTTTCTTTGTGGTTTGTCTCCCGGATTCCAGCCCTGATTTGGGTTGTTCCTTTCGGCCTTTTGGTGAGAATGGCCCTCAATGCGCTCGATGGCATGATGGCCAGAACCTACCATATGCAATCCCGGCTGGGCGAAGTGCTCAATGAATTAGGTGATGTCGTGGCGGATGCGCTGGTGTATCTGCCGCTGATCGCCTTATTGCCTCAGTGGCAGTTCCTGGTATGGGCTTTTGTTCTTTTATCGGTAGTCAACGAATATGCGGGCATTTTAGGAAAAGCGCTGGGCGGGGAAAGAAGATACGATGGCCCAATGGGAAAAAGTGACCGCGCATTCACCATAGGACTTTCTTGTCTGTTGATAGGCTTTTGGAGCGGTTTTGCAAACTACTTTCCAATAGTGCTGGGGGTGGCGATCGTGCTTGTGATCGTAAGCACGGTTGTACGGATTCAAAAAGCGCTGATATAA
- a CDS encoding DUF4838 domain-containing protein, producing MARHTRSYQALFIFAAVLILFSPPLIFAQKSIRKNLSTAPPAPQGIVLADAGGVSRYRIVIPSSPTDHEKQAAEVLKDYILQISGAALPILRANQAHYPYEIVLGQNDRLDQLSFSVDLNELAADGFLIKTDSLRLVIAGGNEKGTLYGVYSFLEKYLDCRMYSPKVKIIPPREKIILGNIDDKQIPEILFRDTHYRVTWDKEYTDWHKLDHNEQGDRTDWGMWVHTFNALVPPEVYFKDHPEYFSEVNGKRIPTQLCLTNSEVLEITIQNLRKKIAQNPSATYWSVSQNDNRNYCTCEKCKAIDDREGSPSGSIVSFVNQVADQFPEKIISTLAYEYGRKAPRTIQPRENVNIMLCSIEINRDKAIEEDPSSEEFKRDVEAWGKIAKDIIVWDYVVQFNNLLSPFPNLHVLQPNLQFFAKNGVTAMFEQGNREVGGEFSELRAYLISKLMWNPEANADSIINDFLTGYYGAGATYIRRYIDEMRLALLASGKPLRIFGGPNEAAETYLSEENITKYEALFDEAEQAVKDHPEVLERVRIARLPLKYAIMEQAKKFYTGDRGLFIKEDGKWVARTAIRSMIDPFADLCIRQGVTRVKEWSTSPEEYRSAMYRLFSLGMNEHLAYGKKVTFISPEENTLPENAGKMLTDGIRGSCDFTFNWLVFPGKNLEAVIDLEAVRKVRRMESSYFQYGFWLRLFPQKVEYFVSLDGKTYERVGEVENTLPIDQYGGQQRDFISQFPPRDARFVKIIAHTIGNTPDWHPGAGRPANMLIDEIVVE from the coding sequence ATGGCAAGACATACGCGCTCATACCAGGCCCTCTTTATTTTTGCGGCAGTTCTTATCCTGTTTTCCCCGCCGTTGATTTTTGCGCAAAAGAGTATCAGGAAAAATCTGTCGACCGCCCCGCCTGCTCCGCAGGGGATTGTGCTGGCAGATGCCGGTGGGGTATCCCGTTATCGCATTGTTATTCCGTCTTCTCCCACAGATCATGAAAAACAAGCGGCGGAAGTGTTGAAAGATTATATCCTCCAGATTTCGGGCGCGGCTTTGCCTATTCTTCGCGCCAATCAGGCCCATTATCCTTACGAAATTGTGCTTGGACAAAATGATCGCCTGGATCAGCTTTCTTTTTCCGTAGATCTGAACGAACTGGCCGCCGACGGGTTTCTGATCAAAACGGATAGCCTGCGACTGGTCATTGCCGGTGGCAATGAAAAGGGGACGCTTTACGGGGTCTATTCCTTCCTCGAAAAATACCTCGATTGCCGGATGTACAGCCCGAAGGTGAAAATCATCCCCCCCAGAGAAAAGATCATCCTGGGGAATATTGACGATAAACAAATTCCTGAAATTCTGTTCCGCGATACACATTATCGGGTAACCTGGGATAAAGAATACACCGACTGGCACAAACTTGATCACAATGAACAAGGCGACCGCACCGACTGGGGGATGTGGGTGCATACGTTTAACGCGCTGGTTCCGCCGGAGGTTTACTTTAAAGACCACCCGGAGTATTTTTCTGAAGTCAATGGGAAACGTATTCCCACACAACTCTGCCTTACCAATTCCGAGGTGCTGGAAATCACAATTCAGAACCTGCGGAAAAAGATTGCGCAAAATCCTTCTGCTACTTACTGGTCTGTCAGTCAAAATGATAACCGCAATTACTGCACCTGCGAAAAGTGTAAGGCGATTGATGACCGGGAAGGCTCGCCCTCCGGATCGATTGTTTCTTTTGTCAATCAGGTCGCCGATCAGTTTCCCGAAAAAATCATTTCCACCCTGGCTTATGAATACGGGCGGAAAGCACCGCGCACGATTCAGCCACGGGAAAATGTGAATATCATGCTTTGCAGTATCGAAATCAACCGCGACAAAGCCATTGAGGAAGATCCTTCCAGCGAGGAGTTTAAACGCGATGTGGAGGCCTGGGGGAAAATAGCCAAAGATATTATTGTATGGGATTATGTGGTTCAGTTCAACAATCTTCTCAGCCCGTTTCCCAACCTCCATGTCCTGCAACCCAATCTTCAGTTTTTTGCTAAAAACGGTGTAACTGCCATGTTTGAGCAGGGAAACCGGGAGGTCGGCGGTGAGTTCTCTGAACTGCGGGCCTATCTGATTTCCAAGCTGATGTGGAATCCTGAGGCTAATGCAGATTCTATCATCAATGACTTTCTCACAGGTTATTATGGTGCGGGTGCCACTTACATTCGGCGGTATATTGACGAAATGCGGCTGGCACTTCTGGCTTCGGGCAAACCGCTACGGATTTTTGGCGGCCCCAACGAGGCGGCAGAGACCTATCTTTCGGAGGAAAATATCACAAAATATGAAGCGCTGTTTGATGAAGCAGAACAAGCCGTCAAAGACCATCCGGAAGTTCTGGAAAGGGTCCGCATTGCCCGACTTCCCCTGAAATATGCCATCATGGAACAGGCGAAGAAATTTTATACCGGGGACAGAGGATTGTTTATAAAAGAAGATGGGAAATGGGTGGCGCGAACGGCGATTCGCTCCATGATTGATCCGTTTGCAGACTTGTGTATTCGCCAGGGGGTGACCCGGGTTAAGGAGTGGAGTACTTCTCCTGAGGAATATCGTTCGGCGATGTACCGGCTTTTTTCGCTCGGAATGAACGAACACCTGGCCTACGGGAAAAAGGTAACTTTTATCAGCCCGGAAGAAAATACCCTGCCTGAAAATGCGGGGAAAATGCTTACCGATGGTATCCGTGGAAGTTGCGATTTTACCTTTAACTGGTTGGTTTTCCCCGGAAAAAATCTGGAGGCAGTGATTGATCTGGAAGCGGTGAGGAAAGTACGGCGAATGGAATCTTCGTATTTTCAGTACGGATTCTGGCTGCGTCTTTTCCCTCAAAAAGTGGAATATTTTGTCTCGCTGGATGGAAAAACTTATGAAAGGGTAGGGGAAGTGGAAAATACTTTGCCTATCGACCAGTATGGCGGCCAGCAGCGGGATTTTATCTCTCAATTTCCCCCCAGAGATGCGCGGTTTGTAAAAATAATCGCTCACACCATCGGCAATACGCCTGACTGGCATCCGGGCGCGGGGCGTCCTGCCAATATGCTTATTGATGAAATTGTGGTAGAATAG
- a CDS encoding DUF5009 domain-containing protein, with product MKTTSVSAATPVSTSSPNGTATLAPNRVESIDILRALTMVLMIFVNDLWSLTNIPAWLEHVERGVDGIGLADIVFPAFLFIVGLSLPFAVDARRKKGDTDWQIVQHVLVRTVILLIMGVFLVNGETLNAAATGMPRHIWNPLCCLCFILISNVFPISTNKNIVLGARAVGLISLLILAIVYRGGDDDNIQFFGPQWWGILGLIGWSYLASGLITIYSRNKIVPVLIGWAFFAVLSMLYHARLVPGVLSFIPAPILGGTLAGLTMGGVLTTTVFQYFRQRQQNRQMILTFLGMAAVWIVLSLITRPYWGLAKLGATPAWLFLCSAFTILGLTVIYWVADINGKASWFAIVKPAGTATLLCYLIPYFAYSAMRLAGLHLPDMLLSGGIGLLKSLLFALLCVGITAALTRWGIRLKI from the coding sequence ATGAAAACAACTTCTGTTTCCGCAGCTACGCCGGTTTCGACTTCCAGCCCCAACGGTACGGCGACGTTGGCACCCAATCGCGTGGAGTCTATTGATATCCTGCGTGCATTGACCATGGTGCTGATGATTTTTGTGAATGATCTGTGGTCTCTGACTAATATTCCTGCATGGTTGGAACACGTCGAAAGAGGCGTTGATGGCATTGGTCTGGCGGATATCGTTTTCCCTGCATTTTTATTTATTGTAGGTCTTTCCCTTCCGTTTGCTGTAGATGCGCGAAGAAAGAAGGGCGATACCGATTGGCAGATTGTGCAGCATGTATTGGTCAGAACGGTGATTCTGTTGATTATGGGTGTCTTTCTGGTCAATGGCGAAACGCTAAACGCAGCCGCTACCGGTATGCCCCGGCATATCTGGAATCCACTCTGTTGTCTGTGTTTTATACTGATCAGCAACGTTTTTCCGATTTCAACAAATAAAAATATTGTACTGGGTGCGCGGGCTGTTGGATTGATTTCCCTGCTTATCCTCGCGATTGTGTACCGTGGAGGCGATGATGATAACATCCAGTTTTTTGGCCCTCAGTGGTGGGGAATTCTGGGTCTGATCGGCTGGTCTTATCTGGCTTCGGGGCTGATTACGATTTATAGCCGCAATAAAATCGTTCCTGTGCTGATTGGATGGGCATTTTTTGCTGTATTGAGCATGTTGTATCATGCCAGGTTGGTTCCCGGAGTACTTTCCTTTATTCCTGCACCGATTCTTGGCGGTACTCTGGCCGGACTCACCATGGGTGGGGTTTTGACTACGACTGTTTTTCAGTATTTCAGACAGCGGCAGCAAAACCGCCAGATGATATTGACCTTTTTGGGTATGGCGGCTGTGTGGATTGTTTTGTCGCTCATTACCCGGCCTTATTGGGGGCTGGCAAAACTTGGTGCTACACCGGCCTGGCTTTTTCTTTGCAGTGCGTTTACCATTTTGGGGCTCACTGTTATTTACTGGGTCGCAGATATCAACGGGAAAGCCAGTTGGTTTGCGATTGTAAAACCAGCGGGAACGGCTACCTTACTTTGTTATCTGATACCCTATTTTGCGTATTCTGCGATGCGTTTGGCGGGATTGCATTTACCTGATATGTTGCTTTCCGGCGGTATTGGACTGCTGAAATCCCTCCTTTTTGCCTTGCTATGTGTGGGGATAACTGCCGCTTTGACCAGATGGGGGATACGTCTTAAAATATAA
- a CDS encoding phosphatidate cytidylyltransferase, whose translation MLLSINQFFRSEAAVLLLIMYSVLSFATGLFYVWGKVKPAANLTELKLRTRSWWVMAAIFTAATVIHPVVTFVSIAFLSFVVLRELFSLMNLRMADRKAVLFAYLAIPVQYFFAYMGWYISFLVFIPICMYVWIPLVLVVEGETKGIIQSMTQLTAILMLSVFCISHMAYLLSLPDLEGFSAGGRGLLLFLVFITEINDVMQFVWGKLLGKRRILPSISPNKTWEGFLGGIFSTAALGYFLRFLTPLNEWQALVVSLLVGVAGFTGDVIISAIKRDLGLKDTGNTIPGHGGILDRVDSLAVTSPVFFYLVYFMAY comes from the coding sequence ATGTTACTTTCCATAAATCAATTTTTCAGGTCGGAAGCTGCTGTGTTGCTCCTCATTATGTACAGTGTGCTGAGCTTTGCCACCGGATTGTTTTACGTCTGGGGAAAAGTGAAACCGGCTGCCAATCTCACCGAGCTTAAACTCCGCACCCGTTCGTGGTGGGTGATGGCCGCAATTTTCACTGCGGCTACGGTTATCCACCCTGTGGTTACCTTTGTGTCGATTGCCTTTTTGTCATTTGTGGTGTTGCGCGAACTTTTTTCTCTGATGAATCTCCGGATGGCAGACCGGAAAGCGGTGTTGTTTGCGTATCTGGCGATTCCGGTTCAGTATTTTTTCGCCTACATGGGCTGGTATATTTCCTTTCTGGTGTTCATTCCTATTTGTATGTATGTGTGGATTCCGCTGGTGTTGGTAGTTGAGGGGGAGACAAAAGGTATTATTCAGTCAATGACTCAACTTACGGCCATTCTGATGTTGTCGGTTTTTTGTATCAGTCATATGGCGTATTTGCTTTCACTGCCAGATCTGGAAGGATTTTCTGCCGGTGGCCGGGGTTTATTGCTGTTTCTGGTATTTATTACCGAGATCAATGATGTGATGCAGTTTGTCTGGGGAAAATTGTTGGGTAAGCGGAGAATACTCCCATCGATAAGCCCTAATAAAACCTGGGAAGGATTTTTGGGCGGGATTTTCTCAACCGCAGCTCTTGGATATTTCCTTCGGTTTTTGACCCCACTCAATGAATGGCAGGCGCTGGTTGTAAGTTTATTGGTTGGGGTAGCCGGTTTTACGGGTGATGTGATTATCTCTGCGATCAAACGCGATCTGGGCCTAAAAGACACCGGCAATACGATTCCCGGCCACGGTGGTATTTTGGATAGGGTAGATTCGCTGGCCGTAACTTCTCCTGTGTTTTTTTATCTGGTTTACTTTATGGCGTATTAA
- a CDS encoding glycosyl hydrolase family 18 protein, whose protein sequence is MLKVWVLTLCLITCFVHVNGQDQTSDFKVVGYISLNAAMENAKEIPFKRLTHINLWFLNPDSLGNFTRDLSALHPFVETAHKKKVKVLFSIGGGSKQKQYHWLLQDDQRQQLIDHLMAVVEEYHVDGVDVDLEGGDIDDNYEKFVGELAKALHARNKLITAAVAVYYKEKMTDNVLAFYDFVNVMSYDRTGPWRPEKPGPHSTYQHAVEDLTYFGVERKMPAEKMTLGVPFYGYGYGPELTSKAISMNYGKIVEQFPGAEMADEWNMPDGKILYYNGIPTIQRKSALAAEKASGVMIWQVMGDAKGAKSLLKAIDKQRKK, encoded by the coding sequence ATGTTGAAAGTATGGGTTTTGACTCTGTGTCTGATCACTTGTTTTGTCCATGTGAATGGACAGGATCAGACTTCCGACTTTAAAGTTGTCGGTTATATTTCTCTGAATGCAGCTATGGAGAATGCGAAGGAAATTCCATTCAAAAGGCTTACACATATCAATTTGTGGTTTCTGAACCCAGACTCTCTGGGCAATTTTACCCGAGACTTGTCCGCGCTCCATCCATTTGTCGAAACAGCCCACAAAAAAAAGGTAAAAGTTCTTTTTTCGATTGGTGGAGGCAGTAAACAAAAACAATATCACTGGCTTTTGCAGGACGACCAGCGGCAGCAGTTAATCGATCACCTGATGGCAGTTGTGGAGGAATACCATGTGGATGGGGTGGATGTAGATTTGGAAGGCGGGGATATTGACGACAATTATGAAAAGTTTGTCGGCGAACTGGCAAAAGCCCTGCATGCCCGGAACAAGCTCATTACCGCTGCGGTGGCTGTTTATTACAAAGAAAAAATGACCGATAATGTTCTGGCTTTCTACGATTTTGTCAATGTCATGAGTTATGACCGCACCGGCCCATGGCGTCCGGAAAAGCCAGGGCCACATTCTACTTACCAACATGCGGTGGAGGATCTGACCTATTTTGGTGTGGAAAGAAAAATGCCCGCGGAAAAAATGACACTGGGCGTTCCGTTTTATGGTTATGGCTACGGCCCCGAACTTACCTCCAAAGCCATCAGCATGAATTACGGGAAGATCGTTGAACAATTTCCCGGCGCAGAAATGGCCGATGAGTGGAATATGCCCGACGGGAAAATTCTTTACTACAACGGGATCCCCACCATCCAAAGAAAATCGGCACTGGCCGCCGAAAAAGCCTCAGGGGTCATGATCTGGCAGGTGATGGGGGATGCCAAAGGCGCTAAATCGCTGTTGAAGGCAATTGATAAACAGCGGAAAAAATAA
- a CDS encoding SusD/RagB family nutrient-binding outer membrane lipoprotein, which yields MKSFTYIILVITFLFASCQNFEELALDPNRPTNAPASLILNNVLNDVYELNRPWSLEHRWNQYWCCNYNYYGDNEYRWTTGDFRYFSVKNIVKMEEEALKTGVGELNSYSAVGKFLKAYFFYDMTMRFGDIPASEAAQGAENIFPKYDSQKEVFVQILTLLEQANDDLSKLLAANTTKIDGDIYFGGSLENYQKVVNSLKLRVLLQLSKKDSDGELNIKQRFAEVLNNPVKFPIMESSDDNFEFTYIANINNYPTNPGNRGFDSRRYNMAATYLNTLVSLKDPRTFIVADPTEVAIAGGASATDFSAYLGAPSGEDLSIMTFRMGNGEYSAINQTRYYGTFGGPEPGVILSYHELAFNIAEALNRGWGGTGNAADWYAKGVTASLEFYGISQADQQAYLAQAEVAYKGDTEAGLNQIMLQRYLSLFQQSGRESYYHWRRTGFPTFDVGVGTGNSGVIPYRYQYPASERTANKTNYEAALSSQFGGKDDVNAKMWLIE from the coding sequence ATGAAATCTTTCACTTATATAATATTGGTAATTACTTTCCTGTTTGCTTCCTGCCAGAACTTTGAAGAACTGGCGCTGGATCCAAACCGTCCGACAAATGCACCGGCCTCGTTGATTCTCAACAATGTACTAAACGACGTGTATGAACTGAACCGTCCGTGGAGTCTGGAACACCGCTGGAATCAATACTGGTGCTGCAACTACAATTATTATGGGGATAATGAATACCGCTGGACGACCGGAGATTTTCGGTATTTCTCTGTTAAGAACATTGTGAAAATGGAGGAAGAAGCTTTGAAAACCGGGGTAGGGGAACTGAACTCGTACAGTGCGGTAGGTAAGTTTTTGAAAGCCTATTTCTTCTACGATATGACCATGCGTTTTGGCGATATCCCTGCTAGTGAGGCAGCGCAGGGAGCTGAGAACATTTTCCCGAAATACGACAGCCAGAAAGAAGTATTCGTCCAGATTCTTACTTTGCTTGAACAGGCAAACGACGATCTTTCCAAACTATTGGCTGCCAATACCACAAAAATCGATGGCGATATCTATTTCGGAGGAAGCCTCGAAAATTACCAGAAGGTGGTCAATAGCCTGAAGCTGCGCGTGTTGTTACAATTGAGCAAGAAAGACAGCGATGGTGAACTCAACATCAAACAGCGTTTCGCTGAAGTGCTGAATAATCCGGTCAAATTCCCCATTATGGAGAGCAGTGATGATAATTTTGAATTCACTTATATTGCCAACATCAACAACTATCCAACCAACCCGGGTAATAGAGGATTTGACAGCCGTCGTTACAATATGGCTGCTACTTATCTCAATACGCTGGTTTCGTTGAAAGATCCCCGGACTTTTATAGTTGCTGATCCAACCGAAGTTGCTATTGCTGGTGGCGCTTCAGCTACGGACTTCTCTGCCTATTTGGGTGCGCCATCTGGCGAAGATCTCTCTATCATGACCTTCCGTATGGGTAATGGAGAATATTCTGCGATCAATCAGACCCGCTATTATGGCACATTTGGTGGTCCTGAACCAGGTGTGATTTTGAGTTACCACGAACTGGCTTTTAACATCGCAGAAGCGCTTAACCGCGGTTGGGGTGGTACGGGGAATGCTGCTGATTGGTATGCTAAAGGTGTTACTGCTTCTTTGGAATTTTACGGTATCAGCCAGGCAGATCAGCAAGCTTACCTCGCACAAGCTGAAGTTGCTTATAAAGGAGACACCGAAGCCGGATTAAACCAGATCATGCTGCAGCGTTATCTGTCTTTGTTCCAACAGTCGGGCCGCGAATCTTACTATCACTGGCGCCGCACAGGCTTTCCTACTTTTGATGTAGGGGTAGGAACTGGTAATTCTGGAGTGATTCCTTACCGTTACCAATATCCTGCCTCAGAGCGCACGGCAAACAAAACGAATTATGAAGCTGCGCTCTCCAGCCAGTTTGGGGGTAAAGACGATGTAAACGCGAAGATGTGGCTGATTGAATAG
- a CDS encoding choice-of-anchor J domain-containing protein, giving the protein MRKITLAVFLIGFLAPALMQAQTIYLSENFNSAGFPSGWTLINNDGLTPNSNVANYTSAWIKIENFDSLGIGDSVAASTSWYTPAGIADDYLITPQLNIGASAGVSWDVKAQDPAFPDGYQLRISTTTPDVAGFLANPPLYSIAAAAPSWTNLSINLGAAGYANQNIYLAWRNNSNDQFLLLVDNIVVKDLAAFDAGVAEVELPNAEYTQIPLNQAPVLTLGGTLENTGGNVVTNARLTVDVKRNGVVVFTDTSAGVTINPGATSVASFAAYTPADTGTYTIEYHSSISETDADGSNNTLSASIKITDSVYARDNGIQTGSLGIGPGTPGELGQNFTFTNLANVNSVSIFLENGNDVMVGQPVSVKVYFFSNEPTSEVATTDTITVTQSGAQWIDLPISGGPITLPPGIFSFLAQEGDSNITIGTTPNIFTPGAGWVTFPGNPFGTWANSEDFGFQVAYMLRVNTSKFCSLSAVLNNVTANTCPGDLNGAINITPSGGTPPYSFSWSNGDTTEDLSGIGVGDYTGTITDSEGCEYVSPTITINSTDTLPDGEITFNITGGDVGFSANASNATTYSWNFGDGSAVQTVPNPVHTYANNGSYTVTLAITNNCGTTTLSDTVNMETVGLEDDLQKNITIAPNPNQGMFHVNFENLKLQDVQIEIYTMTGQKIYHEKLDPILNSYNHQVNLTGNLAKGMYILEVTTDKVKIRKRFNLE; this is encoded by the coding sequence ATGAGAAAAATTACTTTAGCAGTATTTCTGATTGGGTTTCTTGCGCCTGCACTTATGCAAGCTCAGACAATCTATTTATCAGAAAATTTCAACTCAGCAGGGTTTCCATCTGGCTGGACCCTCATTAATAATGACGGGCTTACGCCCAATTCAAACGTCGCCAACTACACCTCTGCGTGGATCAAAATCGAAAATTTCGATTCATTAGGTATTGGTGATTCCGTAGCAGCCAGTACTTCCTGGTACACTCCTGCCGGAATAGCAGACGACTATCTGATTACACCACAACTCAATATTGGGGCAAGTGCAGGTGTTTCCTGGGATGTGAAAGCACAGGACCCTGCTTTTCCAGACGGATATCAGCTGCGGATTTCTACAACCACACCAGATGTAGCGGGTTTTCTGGCAAATCCTCCGCTTTATTCCATTGCGGCAGCAGCTCCATCATGGACAAACCTGAGTATAAATCTGGGCGCTGCGGGTTATGCCAACCAGAATATTTACCTCGCATGGCGCAATAACTCCAATGACCAGTTTCTCCTTTTAGTGGATAATATTGTGGTAAAAGATCTGGCGGCATTCGATGCAGGGGTTGCAGAGGTTGAACTACCAAATGCAGAATACACCCAGATTCCTTTGAATCAGGCCCCGGTACTCACCCTGGGAGGAACACTTGAAAACACCGGAGGAAACGTAGTAACCAACGCCCGACTTACCGTCGATGTAAAAAGAAATGGGGTAGTCGTTTTCACCGACACTTCTGCGGGAGTTACCATTAACCCCGGGGCTACCAGTGTGGCTTCTTTTGCGGCATATACTCCGGCAGACACCGGTACCTATACCATTGAATATCACTCCAGCATTTCGGAGACCGATGCAGATGGTTCCAATAATACGCTTTCAGCCAGCATAAAAATTACCGATTCGGTATATGCCAGGGACAATGGCATTCAGACAGGAAGTTTGGGTATCGGCCCAGGTACACCGGGAGAATTAGGGCAGAATTTTACCTTTACCAATCTGGCTAACGTCAATTCTGTTTCCATTTTCCTGGAAAACGGGAATGATGTAATGGTTGGGCAGCCGGTTAGTGTAAAAGTTTATTTCTTCTCAAATGAGCCGACTTCTGAAGTTGCCACGACTGATACTATCACGGTTACACAATCTGGTGCTCAATGGATTGATTTGCCCATTTCTGGCGGCCCGATTACCCTGCCTCCGGGTATATTTAGTTTCCTTGCGCAGGAAGGCGACTCCAATATAACCATTGGAACTACCCCCAACATTTTCACACCTGGTGCTGGATGGGTAACATTCCCTGGAAATCCGTTTGGAACATGGGCAAATTCGGAAGACTTCGGATTTCAGGTAGCCTATATGCTTCGGGTAAATACCAGCAAATTTTGCAGTCTGTCTGCGGTATTAAATAATGTAACGGCAAATACCTGCCCCGGCGACTTAAATGGAGCGATCAACATCACCCCATCCGGCGGTACACCTCCTTATTCATTCAGTTGGAGTAATGGCGATACGACGGAGGATCTCTCAGGGATTGGTGTAGGAGATTATACAGGAACTATTACCGACAGTGAAGGTTGTGAGTATGTTTCCCCTACCATCACGATCAATAGTACGGATACTTTACCAGACGGTGAAATCACATTCAATATCACCGGAGGTGATGTAGGGTTTTCTGCAAATGCCAGCAATGCCACTACTTATAGCTGGAATTTTGGTGACGGTTCAGCTGTACAGACAGTTCCAAATCCGGTGCATACTTATGCCAATAATGGAAGTTATACCGTTACGCTGGCCATCACCAACAATTGCGGAACCACTACCCTTAGTGATACCGTCAACATGGAAACGGTTGGACTGGAAGATGATTTACAAAAAAATATCACCATCGCACCAAACCCCAACCAGGGTATGTTCCATGTGAATTTTGAAAACCTCAAACTTCAGGATGTGCAGATTGAGATCTATACCATGACAGGTCAGAAGATTTATCATGAAAAACTTGATCCTATTCTCAACTCATACAACCACCAGGTGAATTTAACGGGTAATCTTGCCAAAGGAATGTACATTCTGGAGGTAACAACCGACAAAGTAAAAATTCGCAAAAGGTTTAACCTGGAATAA